From Amycolatopsis sp. cg9, one genomic window encodes:
- a CDS encoding OFA family MFS transporter: MAEIRELRDVYGRRYRVGETDRELLGRPRAWITWLAAAAMLAAGVQQYGFGAIVPALSRAHGWTFGGIALSFAVWAICQAGVAFPAAWLRDRGVLPAPAAMAAGAVLCAAGLLTLGHASSLVTVFLGYSVLGGLGTGLVYATCVGAVLAWFPERTGPRAGVVSGAFAFGSVPFVVLAAALPAARAVLLDVTAALVLVVIAGCGAVLRYPPRHWWPATPEPRAWALDRAHNRRPAVRHYRPAELLRCATTRALYLVVVLAAAVLLFDLAYLATFVAERSGPGLAAAAVALLAAATGGGRVLIGRLADRLGRHRILRFALVAGGLAQFVLFSSGGHRHAAGLLLGAALAGLGNGCCYTLLVGLVREYFGEESVAQNFGILYSAKAAGAVVGIGLAALVVASHGFAGAFAVAGVLSLAAGVLSGRLTQPGRPESLLPAA, translated from the coding sequence ATGGCCGAGATCCGCGAGCTCCGGGACGTCTACGGCCGGCGGTACCGCGTCGGGGAAACCGACCGGGAGCTGCTCGGCAGGCCGCGGGCGTGGATCACCTGGCTGGCCGCCGCGGCCATGCTCGCCGCCGGGGTGCAGCAGTACGGCTTCGGCGCGATCGTCCCGGCGCTGAGCCGGGCGCACGGCTGGACGTTCGGCGGGATCGCGCTGTCCTTCGCGGTGTGGGCGATCTGCCAGGCCGGGGTCGCTTTCCCGGCGGCCTGGCTGCGTGACCGCGGGGTGCTGCCCGCGCCGGCCGCGATGGCCGCCGGCGCGGTCCTGTGCGCCGCCGGGCTCCTGACGCTCGGCCACGCGAGCAGCCTGGTCACGGTGTTCCTCGGCTACTCCGTGCTCGGCGGGCTCGGCACCGGGCTGGTGTACGCCACGTGCGTCGGCGCGGTCCTCGCTTGGTTCCCCGAACGCACCGGCCCGCGCGCGGGCGTCGTGAGCGGTGCTTTCGCCTTCGGCAGCGTGCCCTTCGTCGTCCTCGCCGCCGCGCTGCCGGCTGCGAGAGCGGTGCTCTTGGACGTGACTGCCGCACTCGTTCTGGTCGTGATCGCCGGCTGCGGCGCGGTGCTGCGCTACCCGCCGCGGCACTGGTGGCCCGCCACGCCGGAGCCGCGCGCCTGGGCACTGGACCGGGCGCACAACCGGCGGCCGGCCGTCCGGCACTACCGGCCGGCGGAACTCCTCCGCTGCGCCACGACGCGCGCGCTGTACCTCGTGGTCGTGCTCGCCGCCGCCGTGCTGCTGTTCGACCTGGCCTACCTGGCCACGTTCGTCGCCGAACGCAGCGGCCCCGGACTCGCGGCGGCCGCGGTGGCGTTGCTCGCCGCGGCGACGGGCGGCGGCCGTGTCCTCATCGGACGGCTGGCCGACCGGCTCGGCCGCCACCGGATCCTGCGGTTCGCGCTCGTCGCGGGCGGGCTCGCGCAGTTCGTGCTGTTCTCTTCGGGCGGGCACCGGCACGCGGCCGGCCTGCTGCTGGGCGCCGCGCTGGCCGGGCTCGGCAACGGGTGCTGCTACACGCTGCTGGTCGGCCTGGTGCGCGAGTACTTCGGCGAGGAGTCGGTCGCGCAGAACTTCGGGATCCTCTACAGCGCCAAGGCGGCCGGCGCCGTGGTCGGGATCGGGCTGGCCGCCCTCGTCGTGGCGTCGCACGGGTTCGCCGGGGCGTTCGCCGTGGCCGGCGTGCTGAGCCTGGCCGCGGGGGTGCTGTCCGGGCGGCTGACCCAGCCGGGCCGTCCCGAGTCGCTGCTGCCGGCGGCCTGA
- a CDS encoding 2'-5' RNA ligase family protein, whose amino-acid sequence MPEPGTTALVILLPAAEPVLDAARRVDPALVRPGLPAHVTALYPFLPDAELTDAVLDAARELAGTFPPIDVPLTEFVTAPGFAAIPAPALQPVTDAVCARWPEIQPYGGRFGPRPGAHVTVAMGGTADVLERVAAEVRPLLPVHDRAAELRLVALTDRGWEPRLSASFGG is encoded by the coding sequence GTGCCCGAACCCGGAACCACCGCACTGGTGATCCTGCTGCCCGCCGCCGAGCCGGTCCTGGACGCGGCCCGCCGCGTCGACCCCGCCCTGGTCCGCCCCGGCCTGCCCGCCCACGTGACGGCGCTCTACCCCTTCTTGCCCGACGCCGAGCTGACCGACGCGGTCCTCGACGCGGCACGCGAGCTCGCGGGGACGTTCCCACCGATCGACGTCCCGCTCACGGAGTTCGTGACGGCTCCCGGTTTCGCGGCGATCCCGGCACCCGCGCTGCAGCCGGTCACCGACGCGGTCTGCGCGCGCTGGCCCGAGATCCAGCCGTACGGCGGGCGGTTCGGTCCGCGCCCCGGCGCCCACGTGACGGTGGCGATGGGCGGTACGGCCGACGTCCTCGAGCGGGTGGCCGCCGAGGTCCGGCCACTGCTTCCGGTGCACGACCGGGCGGCGGAGCTGCGACTGGTCGCGCTCACGGACCGGGGCTGGGAACCGCGGCTCTCCGCCTCCTTCGGCGGCTGA
- a CDS encoding class I SAM-dependent methyltransferase: MTDPRFTGIASRTAFTAAAARAAHLLVDAEPYIFVDSLAAALLGGEAEELLAYHRLHGTHPILAGARAEALCRSRFTEERLSHSGIDQYLILGAGLDSFAYRTAPGRFRVFEVDHPATQVVKRELLAAAGVAEPASLTFVPVDFEADPLRERLVQSGLDLFRPVFVSWLGVTMYLTRESIAATLTDLGRFAPGSEIVADHLLPAELRDAAGNGYAEAVGPVAAAGGEPWHTVLSPTAFADLLRAAGFAVLEQAGQRQSIPAELWNRTDALRPVALSALNHARR; encoded by the coding sequence ATGACTGACCCCCGGTTTACCGGTATTGCGAGCCGCACCGCCTTCACCGCCGCGGCCGCCCGCGCGGCGCATTTGCTCGTCGACGCCGAACCGTACATCTTCGTGGACTCCTTGGCCGCCGCTCTCCTGGGCGGCGAGGCGGAGGAACTCTTGGCGTACCACCGGCTCCACGGCACCCATCCGATCCTCGCGGGCGCCCGCGCCGAGGCGCTCTGCCGGAGCCGGTTCACCGAAGAGCGGCTCTCCCATTCCGGTATAGACCAGTATCTGATTCTGGGCGCCGGCCTCGATTCGTTCGCGTATCGGACAGCGCCCGGACGTTTCCGGGTGTTCGAGGTCGACCACCCGGCGACACAGGTGGTCAAACGGGAACTGCTCGCCGCCGCCGGGGTCGCCGAACCGGCTTCGCTCACCTTCGTGCCGGTCGACTTCGAAGCGGATCCGCTCCGGGAACGGCTCGTCCAGAGTGGACTGGACCTGTTCCGGCCCGTGTTCGTGAGCTGGCTCGGTGTCACCATGTACCTGACGCGCGAGTCGATTGCCGCCACATTGACGGATCTGGGCCGTTTCGCGCCGGGATCGGAAATCGTGGCGGACCACCTGCTCCCCGCGGAACTGCGCGACGCGGCCGGAAACGGTTACGCCGAAGCGGTCGGGCCGGTCGCCGCGGCGGGGGGTGAGCCGTGGCACACGGTCCTCTCCCCGACCGCGTTCGCGGATCTCCTGCGGGCGGCCGGGTTCGCCGTCCTCGAACAGGCCGGGCAACGGCAGAGCATCCCCGCGGAGCTGTGGAACCGCACCGACGCGCTGCGGCCCGTCGCGCTGTCCGCGCTGAACCACGCCCGCCGCTGA
- a CDS encoding LysR family transcriptional regulator, whose protein sequence is MELRQLAVVVAVAEEGGFTAAAQRLRTVQSTVSTVVRALERDLGTPLFHRTTHRVVLTPAGEAFVPAARAALEAAEHARAVVSPVAGCVRVGVCPGMLADLHRVLVKLRDAHPGLAVEVRRLPAGEAGCAVAESTVDLAVTAISGGPAAAHRPDLGAERGLVPAVGAGSAPAASPAPAIRDTTAARQAATYHPGLGAAGNPAPATDTTPTAARTPAPMTDRTTPATAGNPTPTTDITSAAARNPAPTTRTTPTAARNPAPMTDRTTPATAGDPAPTTDTTPADPGGAAGVFPGTGLVTTPLAAEELVLATAPGGSRSAPVDLSGLALVDFPLGWAIREAVDRAFPRRRVTVEVDDLATAAGIVRAGLAACVLPASAAARFPELTVRRFDRPPPWQLAAVHRSPAGAAVGVVLRQL, encoded by the coding sequence ATGGAACTCCGTCAGCTGGCGGTGGTGGTGGCGGTCGCCGAGGAGGGCGGTTTCACGGCGGCCGCCCAGCGGCTGCGGACGGTGCAGTCGACGGTGTCCACAGTGGTCCGCGCGCTGGAGCGCGACCTGGGGACGCCGTTGTTCCACCGCACCACGCACCGGGTGGTCCTGACCCCCGCCGGCGAGGCCTTCGTCCCCGCCGCGCGGGCGGCCCTGGAGGCGGCCGAGCACGCACGGGCGGTGGTTTCCCCGGTGGCCGGGTGCGTGCGGGTGGGGGTGTGCCCGGGAATGCTGGCGGACCTGCACCGGGTGCTGGTGAAGCTGCGGGACGCCCACCCGGGTTTGGCGGTCGAAGTCCGGCGGCTGCCGGCCGGGGAGGCGGGGTGCGCGGTGGCGGAGTCCACAGTGGATTTGGCGGTGACGGCGATTTCCGGCGGGCCGGCCGCTGCGCACCGGCCGGACCTCGGTGCCGAGCGCGGGCTGGTTCCCGCAGTCGGCGCCGGCTCGGCCCCCGCAGCCAGCCCCGCTCCCGCAATCCGCGACACCACCGCCGCTCGGCAGGCCGCGACGTACCACCCTGGCCTCGGCGCCGCCGGCAACCCGGCACCCGCAACCGACACCACGCCCACCGCCGCACGCACTCCGGCACCCATGACCGACCGCACCACCCCCGCCACTGCGGGCAACCCGACCCCCACAACCGACATCACCTCCGCCGCCGCGCGCAACCCGGCACCCACAACCCGCACCACCCCCACCGCCGCACGCAACCCGGCACCCATGACCGACCGCACCACCCCCGCCACTGCGGGCGATCCGGCACCCACAACCGACACCACTCCCGCCGACCCGGGTGGCGCAGCCGGGGTGTTCCCCGGCACCGGGCTCGTCACCACCCCGCTCGCCGCCGAAGAGCTCGTGCTCGCCACCGCGCCCGGCGGGTCGCGGTCCGCTCCCGTGGACCTCTCCGGGCTGGCCCTCGTCGACTTCCCGCTCGGCTGGGCGATCCGCGAAGCCGTCGACCGGGCCTTTCCCCGCCGCCGGGTCACGGTCGAAGTCGATGATCTCGCCACCGCCGCGGGGATCGTGCGGGCCGGGCTCGCCGCCTGCGTTCTTCCCGCCTCCGCGGCCGCGCGGTTTCCCGAGCTCACCGTCCGGCGGTTCGACCGGCCTCCCCCGTGGCAGCTCGCCGCCGTGCACCGGAGTCCGGCCGGGGCCGCCGTCGGGGTGGTGCTCCGTCAGCTCTGA
- the sucC gene encoding ADP-forming succinate--CoA ligase subunit beta has product MDLFEHEARELFEKHGVPVPRGRVAADPAEARAAAVALGGPVVVKAQVKTGGRGKAGGVRVVHTADDAEQAADDILGMDIKGHTVHRVLVTEASEIAEEYYLSFLLDRAGRTFLAMASVRGGMEIEEVAATDPAALRRVPVDPLAGVDAAEVAAAFPAGVRAEVAGVVEKLWDVFVAEDCTLVEVNPLASTPAGIVALDGKITLDDNAAFRRSASFGEATDGDPLEREAHAKGLNYVKLDGDIGVIGNGAGLVMSTLDVVASAAAEAGGRGPANFLDIGGGASAEVMVAGLTVILGDPQVRSVFVNVFGGITACDAVATGIVRSLEVLGSRATKPLVVRLDGNNVSEGRRILAEAAHPLVTVVATMDDAAREAAKLAIAEV; this is encoded by the coding sequence ATGGACCTCTTCGAACACGAAGCCCGTGAGCTCTTCGAGAAGCACGGCGTACCCGTCCCCCGCGGCCGCGTCGCCGCCGATCCGGCGGAAGCCCGCGCCGCGGCCGTGGCCCTCGGCGGCCCGGTCGTGGTCAAGGCGCAGGTGAAGACCGGCGGCCGCGGCAAGGCGGGCGGCGTCCGGGTGGTGCACACCGCCGACGACGCCGAGCAGGCGGCCGACGACATCCTCGGGATGGACATCAAGGGCCACACCGTCCACCGCGTCCTGGTGACCGAAGCGAGCGAGATCGCCGAGGAGTACTACCTCTCCTTCCTGCTCGACCGCGCCGGGCGGACGTTCCTGGCCATGGCCTCGGTCCGCGGCGGGATGGAGATCGAAGAGGTGGCGGCCACCGACCCGGCCGCCCTCCGGCGCGTCCCGGTCGACCCGCTGGCGGGCGTCGACGCGGCCGAGGTGGCGGCGGCGTTCCCGGCCGGCGTCCGGGCCGAGGTGGCCGGGGTCGTCGAGAAGCTGTGGGACGTGTTCGTCGCCGAAGACTGCACGCTCGTCGAGGTCAATCCCCTGGCGAGCACGCCGGCCGGGATCGTCGCGCTGGACGGGAAGATCACCCTCGACGACAACGCGGCCTTCCGGCGATCCGCTTCGTTCGGCGAAGCCACCGACGGCGATCCCCTCGAACGGGAGGCGCACGCCAAGGGCCTCAACTACGTCAAGCTGGACGGCGACATCGGCGTGATCGGCAATGGCGCCGGGCTCGTCATGTCCACTTTGGACGTCGTGGCGTCGGCCGCGGCCGAGGCGGGCGGGCGCGGCCCGGCGAACTTCCTCGACATCGGCGGCGGCGCCTCGGCCGAGGTGATGGTCGCCGGGCTGACGGTGATCCTCGGTGACCCGCAGGTGCGCAGCGTGTTCGTCAACGTCTTCGGCGGCATCACCGCGTGCGACGCCGTCGCGACCGGGATCGTGCGCTCGCTGGAGGTCCTGGGCTCGCGCGCGACGAAGCCGCTGGTCGTCCGGCTCGACGGGAACAACGTCAGCGAAGGCAGGCGGATCCTCGCCGAAGCCGCCCACCCCCTGGTCACCGTGGTGGCCACCATGGACGACGCCGCCCGCGAGGCGGCGAAGCTCGCGATCGCGGAGGTCTGA
- the dinB gene encoding DNA polymerase IV, with translation MTDEGPILHADLDSFYASVEQRDDPALKGRPVIVGGGVVLAASYEAKAYGVRTAMGGAQARRLCPQAVVVPPRMSAYLAASRAVFEVFHDTTPWVEGISIDEAFLDVGGLARIGGRPSHIAERLRVAVAERAGLPITVGVARTKFLAKVASRVAKPDGLLVVPHDGELEFLHPLPVSALWGVGKVTTEKLHARGIRTVGQLATSEQVDLDGLLGRGPGRHLHALAHNRDPRRVEVGVRRRSIGAQRSLGRGRRTPAELDVVLVALIDRIARRLRAAHRVCRTVTIRLRFADFERATRSHTLADPTAGTGVLLAAARELLVAALPLIADRGITLLGAALSNLADDDPFQLTLPFERQRATELDTALDAVRDRFGKAAVTRAVLLGRPDDLEVPMLPD, from the coding sequence ATGACCGACGAGGGGCCCATCCTGCACGCCGATCTCGACTCGTTCTACGCGTCGGTGGAGCAGCGCGACGACCCGGCGTTGAAGGGGCGGCCGGTGATCGTCGGCGGCGGGGTCGTGCTCGCCGCGAGTTACGAGGCCAAGGCCTACGGCGTGCGCACGGCGATGGGCGGCGCGCAGGCCCGCAGGCTGTGCCCGCAGGCGGTCGTCGTGCCGCCGCGGATGTCGGCGTACCTGGCCGCCAGCCGCGCGGTGTTCGAGGTCTTCCACGACACGACGCCGTGGGTGGAAGGCATCTCGATCGACGAAGCGTTCCTCGACGTCGGCGGGCTGGCCAGGATCGGCGGGCGGCCGAGCCACATCGCCGAACGGCTCCGCGTCGCCGTCGCCGAGCGGGCCGGGCTGCCGATCACCGTCGGGGTGGCGCGGACGAAGTTCCTCGCCAAGGTCGCCAGCCGGGTGGCCAAGCCGGACGGCCTGCTCGTCGTCCCGCACGACGGTGAGCTGGAGTTCCTCCACCCGCTGCCGGTTTCGGCGCTGTGGGGCGTCGGCAAGGTCACCACGGAGAAGCTGCACGCGCGGGGGATCCGGACGGTCGGCCAGCTCGCGACGTCCGAGCAGGTGGACCTCGACGGCTTGCTCGGCCGCGGCCCGGGCCGGCACCTCCACGCGCTCGCGCACAACCGCGACCCGCGCCGCGTCGAAGTCGGCGTGCGCCGCCGGTCGATCGGCGCCCAGCGGTCGCTCGGCCGCGGCAGGCGGACCCCGGCCGAACTGGACGTCGTGCTGGTGGCGCTGATCGACCGCATCGCCCGCCGCCTGCGGGCGGCCCACCGCGTCTGCCGGACGGTCACGATCCGCCTGCGCTTCGCCGACTTCGAGCGCGCCACCCGCTCGCACACCCTGGCCGACCCGACCGCCGGCACCGGCGTGCTGCTCGCCGCGGCGCGCGAACTGCTCGTCGCCGCCCTCCCGCTGATCGCCGACCGGGGCATCACCCTGCTCGGCGCCGCGCTGTCCAACCTGGCCGACGACGACCCGTTCCAGCTCACCCTGCCCTTCGAACGCCAGCGGGCGACCGAGCTCGACACGGCGCTGGACGCGGTGCGCGACCGCTTCGGCAAGGCCGCGGTCACCCGCGCGGTCCTGCTCGGCCGCCCGGACGACCTCGAGGTGCCGATGCTCCCCGACTGA
- a CDS encoding XRE family transcriptional regulator, with protein MSEQRSFAERLAQLIATVHPPDRKPYSYREIATGVAEQTGVSMSATHVQQLAVGARKDPKRSHIQALAQFFGVPVTYFFDDEVAGEVDKQVEDVVAWRDTEARHLAQRAMRLSPRDRETVTALLDQLSSYDETRRREGRRRKPE; from the coding sequence GTGAGCGAGCAGCGCAGTTTCGCCGAACGGCTGGCGCAGTTGATCGCGACCGTGCACCCGCCGGACCGCAAGCCGTACTCCTACCGGGAGATCGCGACCGGCGTCGCCGAGCAGACCGGCGTCTCGATGTCCGCGACGCACGTGCAGCAGCTGGCCGTCGGCGCGCGCAAGGACCCCAAGCGCTCGCACATCCAGGCGCTCGCGCAGTTCTTCGGCGTGCCCGTCACGTACTTCTTCGACGACGAGGTCGCCGGCGAGGTCGACAAGCAGGTCGAGGACGTCGTGGCCTGGCGGGACACCGAGGCGCGGCACCTGGCGCAGCGGGCGATGCGGCTGTCCCCGCGCGACCGCGAAACCGTGACCGCCCTGCTCGACCAGCTCAGCAGCTACGACGAAACCCGGCGCCGCGAGGGACGGCGCCGGAAGCCCGAGTGA
- the fdhD gene encoding formate dehydrogenase accessory sulfurtransferase FdhD produces MGRMTSQRRVLRVRDGVQTTRPDTLTVEEPLEIRVGGTALSVTMRTPGDDFDLAAGFLVGEGVVRAPTDIRAIRYCAGATADGGNTYNVLDVALADGVAPPDASVARNFYTTSSCGLCGKASLDAVRTTVTWPVATDPFTTDPAALAGLPDELRAAQRVFDRTGGLHAAGLFDGDGKLLCLREDVGRHNAVDKVVGWATRAGTLPLAGTALMVSGRASFELVQKAVMAGIPLLAAVSAPSSLAVDLAAELGLTLVGFLRGTSMNVYTRPDRLGLQS; encoded by the coding sequence ATGGGCCGGATGACGAGCCAGCGCCGGGTGCTGCGCGTCCGCGACGGCGTGCAGACCACGCGGCCGGACACGCTCACCGTCGAAGAGCCCCTCGAGATCCGGGTCGGCGGCACGGCGCTGTCGGTCACGATGCGGACCCCGGGCGACGACTTCGACCTCGCCGCGGGCTTCCTCGTCGGCGAAGGGGTGGTCCGCGCGCCCACCGACATCCGGGCGATCCGCTACTGCGCCGGCGCGACGGCCGACGGCGGCAACACCTACAACGTCCTCGACGTGGCGCTGGCCGACGGCGTCGCCCCGCCGGACGCGTCGGTGGCGCGGAACTTCTACACGACGTCGTCGTGCGGCCTGTGCGGCAAGGCGAGCCTGGACGCGGTCCGCACGACCGTGACGTGGCCGGTCGCCACCGACCCGTTCACGACGGACCCGGCGGCGCTGGCCGGGCTGCCGGACGAACTCCGTGCGGCGCAACGGGTTTTCGACCGGACGGGCGGCCTGCACGCGGCGGGGCTGTTCGACGGCGACGGGAAGTTGCTGTGCCTGCGCGAGGACGTCGGGCGGCACAACGCGGTGGACAAGGTCGTCGGCTGGGCCACGCGTGCCGGGACGCTCCCGCTGGCGGGTACGGCGCTGATGGTGAGCGGGCGGGCGTCGTTCGAGCTGGTGCAGAAGGCGGTGATGGCGGGGATCCCGTTGCTGGCCGCGGTTTCGGCGCCGTCGTCGCTGGCGGTGGACCTGGCCGCGGAGCTGGGGCTGACGCTGGTGGGGTTCCTGCGCGGGACGTCCATGAACGTCTACACGCGACCGGACCGCCTCGGTCTTCAGAGCTGA
- a CDS encoding Lsr2 family protein — MAQRVQVQMVDDLDGSEASQTVPFSLDGVTYEIDLSEDNASALRDELARYVGAARRIGGRKVRLATGQSLSGSGGSGTDRERNRQIREWAQANGYEVAERGRLSSEIIAGFEADQAAAAEPVDAKPARKRAPRKKS; from the coding sequence ATGGCGCAACGGGTGCAGGTCCAGATGGTGGACGACCTCGACGGGAGCGAGGCTTCGCAGACCGTCCCCTTCAGTCTCGACGGGGTGACCTACGAAATCGACCTGTCCGAGGACAACGCCTCCGCGCTGCGGGACGAGCTCGCGCGCTACGTCGGCGCCGCGCGGCGCATCGGCGGCCGCAAGGTCCGCCTCGCGACCGGCCAGTCGCTGTCCGGCTCGGGCGGCTCGGGCACCGACCGCGAGCGCAACCGGCAGATCCGCGAATGGGCCCAGGCCAACGGCTACGAGGTCGCCGAGCGCGGCCGCCTCTCCAGCGAGATCATCGCCGGCTTCGAGGCCGACCAGGCCGCGGCGGCCGAGCCGGTCGACGCCAAGCCGGCGCGCAAGCGGGCCCCGCGCAAGAAGTCTTGA
- a CDS encoding thiamine pyrophosphate-binding protein gives MALTTTGTTAGESARATNGAEPAPAEISGGHLVAKALKAEGVDTIFTLCGGHIIDIYDGCVDEGIEVIDVRHEQVAAHAADGYARITGKPGCAVVTAGPGTTDAVTGVANALRAESPMLLIGGQGALTQHKMGSLQDLPHVDMMAPITKFAATVPHTARVADLVSMAFREAYAGAPGPSFLEIPRDVLDARVPLAQARIPEAGRYRASTKNAGDPADVEKLADLLVHAKKPAILLGSQVWTTRATGPATDLVRTLNIPAYMNGAGRGTLPPGDPHHFQLSRRYAFDNADVIVIVGTPFDFRMGYGKRLSKDATVVQIDLDYRTVGKNRDVDLGIVGDAGQVLAAVAEAASGRTDNGAVGRKAWLEELHAVEDKAKQKRLPLQHSGASPIHPYRLVHEINEFLTEDSIYIGDGGDIVTFSGQVVQPKSPGHWMDPGPLGTLGVGIPFVLAAKHARPDKEVVALFGDGAFSLTGWDFETLVRFDLPFVGIVGNNSSMNQIRYGQAAKYGLPRERVGNTLGDVRYDEFARMLGGYGEEVRDPADIGPALLRARESGKPSLINVWVDPDVYAPGTMNQTMYK, from the coding sequence ATGGCGCTGACCACGACCGGCACGACCGCGGGGGAGAGTGCCCGTGCGACGAACGGCGCCGAGCCCGCGCCGGCCGAAATCTCCGGCGGGCACCTGGTGGCGAAAGCCTTGAAGGCCGAAGGGGTCGACACGATCTTCACGCTGTGCGGCGGCCACATCATCGACATCTACGACGGCTGCGTCGACGAAGGCATCGAGGTCATCGACGTCCGGCACGAGCAGGTGGCGGCGCACGCGGCGGACGGCTACGCGCGGATCACCGGCAAGCCCGGCTGCGCGGTCGTCACGGCCGGGCCGGGCACCACCGACGCCGTCACCGGAGTCGCGAACGCGCTGCGCGCGGAGAGCCCGATGCTGCTCATCGGCGGCCAGGGCGCGCTTACCCAGCACAAGATGGGGTCCCTGCAGGACCTCCCGCACGTGGACATGATGGCGCCGATCACCAAGTTCGCCGCCACCGTGCCGCACACCGCCCGCGTCGCGGACCTCGTCTCGATGGCCTTCCGCGAGGCCTACGCCGGGGCGCCGGGCCCGTCGTTCCTCGAGATCCCGCGGGACGTCCTCGACGCCCGGGTGCCGCTCGCCCAGGCGCGGATCCCCGAAGCGGGCCGCTACCGCGCCTCGACGAAGAACGCCGGCGACCCCGCCGACGTCGAGAAGCTGGCGGACCTGCTGGTGCACGCGAAGAAACCGGCGATCCTGCTCGGCAGCCAGGTCTGGACCACGCGGGCCACCGGGCCGGCGACCGACCTCGTGCGCACGCTGAACATCCCGGCGTACATGAACGGTGCCGGCCGCGGCACGCTGCCCCCGGGCGACCCGCACCACTTCCAGCTCTCCCGCCGGTACGCCTTCGACAACGCCGACGTCATCGTCATCGTCGGCACCCCGTTCGACTTCCGGATGGGCTACGGCAAGCGGTTGTCCAAGGACGCCACCGTCGTCCAGATCGACCTGGACTACCGCACGGTCGGCAAGAACCGCGACGTCGACCTCGGCATCGTCGGCGACGCCGGCCAGGTGCTGGCCGCCGTGGCCGAGGCCGCGTCCGGCCGCACCGACAACGGTGCCGTCGGCCGCAAGGCCTGGCTCGAAGAACTCCACGCCGTGGAAGACAAGGCGAAGCAGAAGCGGCTGCCGCTGCAGCACTCCGGCGCGAGCCCGATCCACCCGTACCGGCTGGTCCACGAGATCAACGAGTTCCTCACCGAGGACTCGATCTACATCGGCGACGGCGGGGACATCGTCACCTTCTCCGGCCAGGTCGTCCAGCCGAAGTCGCCCGGCCACTGGATGGACCCCGGTCCACTCGGGACGCTCGGCGTCGGCATCCCGTTCGTGCTGGCCGCCAAGCACGCGCGCCCGGACAAGGAGGTCGTCGCGCTCTTCGGCGACGGCGCCTTCAGCCTGACCGGCTGGGACTTCGAGACGCTGGTGCGGTTCGACCTGCCGTTCGTCGGGATCGTCGGCAACAACTCGTCGATGAACCAGATCCGCTACGGCCAGGCCGCGAAGTACGGCCTCCCGCGCGAGCGCGTCGGCAACACCCTCGGCGACGTCCGCTACGACGAGTTCGCGCGGATGCTCGGCGGCTACGGCGAAGAGGTCCGCGACCCCGCCGACATCGGGCCGGCGCTGCTGCGGGCGCGGGAGTCCGGCAAGCCGTCGCTGATCAACGTCTGGGTCGATCCCGACGTGTACGCCCCCGGAACCATGAACCAGACCATGTACAAGTGA
- the sucD gene encoding succinate--CoA ligase subunit alpha produces MAIFLDETSRIVVSGITGSEGAKHTRRMLAAGTNVVGGVNPRKAGQAVELSGRSLPVFASVAESVASADADVCVLFVPPPFVADAVIEAVDAGIGLAVVITEGVPVHDSARLWAHAVAAGGRTRIIGPNCPGIISPGRANAGIIPADITGPGRIGLVSKSGTLTYQLMHELRDVGFSTCVGIGGDPIIGTTHIDAVEAFEKDPETDVIVLIGEIGGDAEERAAEFVRATVSKPVVGYVAGFTAPEGKTMGHAGAIVSGSSGTAAAKKAALEAAGIRVGRTPSETAALVREVLG; encoded by the coding sequence GTGGCCATCTTCCTGGACGAAACCAGCCGGATCGTCGTCTCCGGCATCACCGGCTCCGAAGGCGCCAAGCACACCCGGCGGATGCTGGCCGCCGGGACGAACGTCGTCGGCGGGGTGAACCCGCGCAAGGCCGGCCAGGCGGTGGAGCTCTCCGGTCGTTCGCTGCCGGTGTTCGCCAGCGTCGCGGAGTCGGTGGCTTCGGCGGACGCCGACGTCTGCGTGCTGTTCGTACCGCCGCCGTTCGTCGCGGACGCGGTGATCGAGGCGGTGGACGCCGGGATCGGGCTCGCGGTGGTGATCACCGAAGGCGTCCCGGTGCACGATTCCGCGCGGTTGTGGGCGCACGCCGTCGCGGCGGGCGGCCGGACGCGCATCATCGGCCCGAACTGCCCGGGCATCATCTCCCCCGGCCGCGCCAACGCCGGCATCATCCCGGCCGACATCACCGGCCCGGGCCGGATCGGCCTGGTGTCGAAGTCCGGCACGCTGACCTACCAGCTCATGCACGAGCTGCGGGACGTCGGGTTTTCGACGTGCGTCGGCATCGGCGGCGACCCGATCATCGGGACGACGCACATCGACGCCGTCGAAGCGTTCGAAAAGGACCCGGAGACCGACGTGATCGTGCTGATCGGCGAAATCGGCGGCGACGCGGAGGAACGGGCCGCGGAGTTCGTGCGGGCCACCGTGTCCAAACCGGTCGTCGGCTACGTCGCCGGCTTCACCGCACCGGAAGGCAAGACGATGGGCCACGCGGGCGCGATCGTCTCCGGCTCATCGGGCACGGCGGCGGCGAAGAAGGCGGCACTGGAGGCGGCCGGCATCCGCGTGGGCCGCACACCGAGCGAGACGGCGGCCTTGGTCCGCGAAGTGCTCGGCTGA